A genomic segment from Nonomuraea helvata encodes:
- a CDS encoding ATP-grasp domain-containing protein, with product MTGFLVVGWRRGDLAKVSALGVDFTVVAMAAELADPELADADTIVCDDIRDPTTLAGALIRAGVGRDRFSHVYTDRESAIIATAFLGEYFGDDRICLRTAFAMRDKSLQKGLIRDAGLPVARHALLASTVRDPAEAVGGLPYPMVVKPVTASSTAGVTVVRSAAELRAVVAGLRATAHGRQPLLAEEFVTGTELHADGIVADGRLTFMSVSRYLGNALGIRDGTALSSVVLREARHVALFRETRRLAAASLAALGLRRGVFHLEFFDTGHGLVFSECGARPGGAMIVEAVAETYGLDLSSAGFALAAGQAPRPPAAQAAQDFGWCNLPSPPGRLLRAPSERDLLGLPWVVGVRLDHQLGSVVPDNRLTIANKLGMALVTGPGEAEVQQRIADTVAYVRSRVEVAAT from the coding sequence TGGCGATGGCGGCCGAGCTGGCCGACCCGGAGCTGGCGGACGCCGACACGATAGTCTGTGACGACATCCGTGATCCGACGACGCTGGCTGGCGCGCTGATCCGAGCAGGGGTCGGCCGTGACCGGTTCTCTCACGTGTACACCGACCGGGAGTCGGCCATCATCGCGACGGCCTTCCTCGGCGAGTACTTCGGCGACGACCGCATCTGCCTGCGCACCGCCTTCGCGATGCGTGACAAGTCCCTTCAGAAGGGGCTCATCAGGGACGCCGGTCTGCCCGTCGCCCGCCATGCCCTGCTTGCCTCGACGGTGCGCGACCCGGCCGAGGCGGTGGGCGGGCTGCCGTACCCGATGGTCGTCAAACCGGTGACAGCCAGTTCCACGGCGGGGGTTACCGTTGTCAGGTCGGCCGCCGAGCTGCGGGCGGTCGTGGCCGGGCTGCGGGCGACCGCGCACGGGAGGCAGCCCCTGCTGGCGGAGGAGTTCGTGACCGGCACCGAGCTGCACGCGGACGGCATCGTGGCTGACGGGCGCCTGACATTCATGAGCGTCTCCCGGTATCTTGGCAACGCTCTCGGGATCAGGGACGGCACGGCGTTGAGCTCCGTGGTGCTCCGCGAGGCCAGGCACGTCGCCCTGTTCCGCGAGACACGTCGGCTGGCCGCGGCGAGCCTGGCGGCGCTGGGCCTGCGCCGCGGCGTGTTCCACCTGGAGTTCTTCGACACCGGCCACGGGCTGGTCTTCTCCGAGTGCGGCGCGCGGCCGGGCGGTGCGATGATTGTGGAGGCCGTCGCGGAGACGTACGGCCTCGATCTGTCGAGCGCCGGGTTCGCGCTCGCGGCCGGGCAGGCACCGCGGCCGCCGGCCGCTCAGGCCGCGCAGGACTTCGGCTGGTGCAACCTGCCTTCCCCGCCCGGGCGGCTGCTCCGCGCGCCCAGTGAGCGCGATCTCCTCGGGCTGCCGTGGGTGGTCGGCGTCCGGCTCGATCACCAGCTCGGATCGGTGGTGCCGGACAACAGGCTCACCATCGCCAACAAGCTGGGCATGGCGCTGGTGACGGGACCGGGTGAGGCGGAGGTCCAGCAGCGGATCGCCGACACAGTGGCGTACGTGCGCTCGCGGGTGGAAGTGGCCGCCACATGA